In Leisingera methylohalidivorans DSM 14336, a single genomic region encodes these proteins:
- the leuB gene encoding 3-isopropylmalate dehydrogenase has translation MPNPSILILPGDGIGPEVMTEVRKIISWFGDKRGLQFDVSEDLVGGAAYDKHGKPLADETMAKAQEADAVLLGAVGGPAYDDLDFSVKPERGLLRLRKEMDLYSNLRPAQCFDALADFSSLKKDIVAGLDIMIVRELTSGVYFGEPRGIFEEGNERVGINTQRYTESEIERAARSAFELAMRRGKKVCSMEKANVMESGILWREVVTRVSADYPEVELSHMYADNGAMQLVRAPKQFDVILTDNLFGDILSDCAAMLTGSLGMLPSASLGAPMENGRPKALYEPVHGSAPDIAGQGKANPIACILSFAMALRYSFDQGSEADRLEAAVEKVLADGVRTADLLGEDGVEPVSTSQMGDAVLAALDASL, from the coding sequence ATGCCCAACCCATCGATTCTGATTCTGCCCGGCGACGGGATCGGCCCCGAAGTCATGACCGAGGTGCGCAAGATCATCTCCTGGTTCGGCGACAAGCGCGGCCTGCAGTTCGATGTGAGCGAGGATCTGGTCGGCGGCGCGGCCTATGACAAGCACGGCAAGCCGCTGGCGGATGAAACCATGGCCAAGGCGCAGGAAGCCGATGCTGTTCTGCTCGGCGCCGTCGGCGGCCCGGCCTATGACGACCTGGATTTCTCGGTGAAACCCGAACGCGGCCTGCTGCGTCTGCGCAAGGAAATGGATCTCTATTCCAACCTGCGCCCGGCGCAGTGCTTTGACGCGCTGGCGGATTTCTCCTCGCTGAAGAAAGACATCGTCGCGGGCCTCGATATCATGATCGTGCGCGAGCTGACCTCCGGCGTCTATTTCGGCGAGCCGCGCGGCATTTTCGAAGAAGGCAACGAGCGCGTCGGCATCAACACCCAGCGCTATACCGAAAGCGAGATCGAACGCGCCGCGCGGTCAGCGTTTGAGCTGGCAATGCGCCGGGGCAAGAAGGTCTGCTCGATGGAGAAGGCCAATGTGATGGAATCCGGCATCCTGTGGCGCGAAGTGGTGACCCGTGTCTCGGCTGACTACCCCGAGGTCGAGCTGTCCCATATGTATGCCGACAACGGTGCGATGCAGCTGGTCCGCGCGCCCAAGCAGTTCGACGTGATCCTGACCGACAACCTGTTCGGCGACATCCTGTCCGACTGTGCCGCGATGCTGACCGGCAGCTTGGGCATGCTGCCCTCCGCAAGCCTGGGCGCGCCGATGGAAAACGGCCGCCCCAAGGCGCTGTACGAGCCGGTGCATGGCTCCGCCCCCGACATCGCGGGCCAAGGCAAGGCCAACCCGATCGCCTGCATCCTCAGCTTTGCCATGGCGCTGCGCTACAGCTTCGACCAGGGCTCTGAGGCCGACCGCCTGGAAGCGGCGGTTGAAAAGGTTCTGGCCGACGGCGTGCGCACTGCAGACCTGCTGGGCGAGGACGGCGTTGAGCCGGTTTCCACCAGCCAGATGGGCGATGCCGTGCTTGCCGCTTTGGACGCAAGCCTCTGA
- a CDS encoding LysR family transcriptional regulator, translated as MDIIWLKDFEALVACKNFSRAAEERNVSQPAFSRRIRALENEIGVRLINRETLPLTLTPAGEVFLSQSRIMLRTYEETIERCQTIDAAGENVIRFAASQSLYMTHYKTLIGPLASEGGVDTDLNSTSWAADQFVSALQQGYCDVILTYWHPSMDFLGPLEVANFEHLTLSTDRYVPVSRSTPDGAPEFSFPKAGKDAVPLLSYGAVSALRSVQEFALAQLLPGQKVFVVNQNALANSVKAMIQEGFGMGWLPLSLCREEIKRGRFAVVDDRLATDLEIRLYRDPRSTKPTLDVLWNKLRMSALETA; from the coding sequence TTGGACATCATCTGGCTCAAGGATTTCGAGGCTTTGGTCGCGTGCAAGAATTTCTCGCGCGCGGCCGAGGAGCGCAATGTCAGCCAGCCGGCCTTCTCCCGCCGCATCCGGGCGCTGGAGAATGAAATCGGCGTGCGGCTGATCAACCGCGAAACCCTGCCGCTGACGCTGACCCCGGCAGGGGAGGTGTTCCTGTCGCAGTCCCGCATCATGCTGCGCACCTACGAGGAAACCATTGAGCGCTGCCAGACGATTGATGCGGCGGGTGAAAATGTGATCCGCTTTGCCGCTTCGCAGTCGCTTTATATGACGCACTACAAAACGCTGATCGGGCCTCTGGCCAGCGAAGGCGGGGTGGATACCGACCTCAATTCCACCTCCTGGGCGGCGGATCAGTTCGTCAGCGCGCTGCAGCAGGGCTATTGCGATGTGATCCTGACCTACTGGCATCCATCGATGGATTTCCTTGGTCCGCTTGAGGTTGCCAATTTCGAGCATCTGACCCTGTCCACCGACCGTTATGTGCCGGTGTCCCGGTCAACTCCGGACGGGGCACCTGAATTTTCCTTTCCCAAGGCCGGAAAGGACGCGGTGCCGCTATTGTCCTATGGTGCGGTTTCGGCGCTCCGCTCGGTTCAGGAATTTGCGCTGGCGCAGCTGTTGCCCGGACAGAAGGTTTTTGTGGTCAACCAGAACGCGCTGGCCAACAGCGTCAAGGCGATGATTCAGGAGGGGTTCGGCATGGGCTGGCTGCCGCTGAGCCTGTGCCGCGAGGAAATCAAGCGGGGGCGCTTTGCAGTGGTGGACGACCGGCTGGCCACCGATCTGGAAATCCGCCTTTACCGAGATCCGCGCAGCACCAAGCCGACGCTGGATGTGCTGTGGAACAAGCTCAGGATGTCTGCGCTGGAGACGGCTTGA
- a CDS encoding ABC transporter ATP-binding protein: MKNAKADRPLLEIRNLAKQFDLDQGFLETLKFKQGKIVRETRSVHAVNNVSLEVGRGEALCVVGESGCGKSTVARLVAGLLTPTAGEIHYDGQRIDNLSRSGMQPLRKKIQMIFQNPYASLNPRMTIRQALEEPVRHHFPAASAAEVRDKVTEVMLSVGVDPSWAKRYPHEFSGGQRQRIAIARALTVDPEFIIADEPISALDVSIQAQVLNLMLEAKESRGLTYLFITHDLSVVEHFGTRVAVLYLGSVCEVADTATLFSNPKHPYTRALLSAVPQLKDDRPNHIRLKGEIPTPINLPQGCPFQSRCAFADARCKSEQPKAIHQPDGSLVACHAVQEDRLDAVAAG; the protein is encoded by the coding sequence ATGAAGAATGCAAAGGCAGACCGCCCGCTGTTGGAAATCAGAAATCTGGCAAAACAGTTCGACCTGGATCAGGGCTTTCTGGAAACCCTTAAGTTCAAACAGGGCAAGATCGTGCGGGAAACCCGATCGGTCCATGCGGTGAACAATGTCTCGCTTGAAGTGGGCCGCGGCGAGGCGCTTTGTGTGGTCGGCGAGTCGGGCTGCGGCAAGTCGACAGTGGCGCGGCTGGTGGCCGGTCTGCTGACCCCCACCGCAGGCGAAATCCATTATGACGGCCAGCGGATCGACAATTTGTCGCGCAGCGGCATGCAGCCCCTGCGCAAGAAGATCCAGATGATCTTTCAGAATCCCTACGCCTCGCTCAATCCGCGCATGACCATCCGTCAGGCGCTGGAGGAACCCGTGCGCCACCACTTTCCCGCCGCCTCGGCGGCGGAGGTGCGCGACAAGGTCACCGAGGTGATGCTGTCAGTCGGTGTCGATCCCAGCTGGGCCAAACGCTACCCGCATGAATTCTCCGGCGGCCAGCGCCAGCGGATTGCCATTGCCCGCGCCCTGACAGTGGACCCTGAATTCATTATCGCCGATGAGCCGATCAGCGCGCTGGACGTGTCGATCCAGGCGCAGGTGCTGAATCTGATGCTGGAAGCCAAGGAAAGCCGCGGCCTGACCTATCTGTTCATCACCCACGATCTGAGCGTGGTAGAGCACTTCGGCACCCGTGTCGCGGTGCTTTACCTTGGGTCGGTTTGTGAGGTCGCGGACACGGCAACGTTGTTCTCCAACCCCAAACACCCTTATACTCGGGCCTTGCTGTCCGCGGTGCCGCAGCTGAAGGATGACCGGCCGAACCATATCCGCCTCAAGGGTGAGATCCCGACGCCGATCAATCTGCCGCAAGGCTGTCCCTTCCAAAGCCGCTGCGCCTTTGCGGACGCACGATGCAAGAGTGAACAGCCAAAAGCCATTCACCAGCCCGATGGCAGCCTTGTTGCCTGCCATGCTGTCCAGGAAGACAGGCTGGATGCGGTGGCCGCCGGTTAA
- a CDS encoding ABC transporter ATP-binding protein: protein MSLLSVRDLTVKFAMRDETVTALNGISFDLAKGERLGIVGESGAGKSITGFSLMNLLSRPGFIDNGQILFDGEDVVQMSDKRLRALRGNRMAMIFQDPMVTLNPVLTIGQQMVETLMAHRKLSREEARQIAIVKLREVYIPSPEERLEQYPHELSGGMRQRIIIAIALLLDPQLIIADEPTTALDVTIQADIMELMLELCQSNQVGLILITHDLGVVSQMTERTLVMYAGRIIEAGRTREIINDPQHPYTQGLINALPQQTEPGQRLKQIPGNMPGLTSIPTGCAFNPRCKYATDLCRSRVPDIVQYGEVAVACHEVQRLHSDEGHKEARA from the coding sequence ATGAGCCTTCTTTCCGTTCGCGACCTGACCGTGAAATTCGCCATGCGCGACGAGACGGTCACTGCCCTCAACGGCATTTCCTTTGATCTGGCCAAGGGCGAACGCCTGGGCATTGTCGGCGAAAGCGGCGCCGGCAAATCGATCACCGGGTTTTCGCTGATGAACCTGCTCAGCCGCCCGGGGTTCATCGACAACGGCCAGATCCTGTTCGATGGCGAAGACGTCGTGCAGATGAGCGACAAGCGCCTGCGCGCCCTGCGCGGCAACCGCATGGCGATGATCTTTCAGGATCCGATGGTGACCCTGAACCCGGTGCTGACTATCGGCCAGCAGATGGTTGAGACCCTGATGGCGCACCGCAAGCTGAGCCGCGAGGAAGCGCGCCAGATTGCCATCGTCAAGCTGCGCGAGGTATACATCCCCTCTCCGGAGGAACGTCTGGAACAATACCCGCACGAGCTGTCGGGCGGCATGCGGCAGCGGATCATCATCGCGATTGCGCTGCTCCTGGACCCGCAGCTGATCATCGCGGATGAGCCGACGACCGCGCTGGATGTGACCATTCAGGCCGATATCATGGAGCTGATGCTGGAGCTGTGCCAGTCGAACCAGGTGGGGCTGATCCTGATCACCCACGACCTCGGCGTGGTCAGCCAGATGACCGAGCGCACGCTGGTGATGTATGCAGGCCGCATTATCGAAGCGGGACGCACGCGGGAAATCATCAACGACCCGCAGCACCCCTATACCCAAGGGCTGATCAACGCGTTGCCGCAGCAGACCGAGCCCGGCCAGCGGTTGAAGCAGATCCCCGGCAATATGCCGGGGCTGACCAGTATCCCAACCGGCTGCGCCTTCAACCCGCGCTGCAAATACGCCACTGACCTGTGCCGCAGCCGGGTGCCGGACATCGTGCAATACGGCGAGGTCGCAGTGGCCTGCCACGAGGTGCAGCGCCTGCATAGCGATGAAGGCCATAAGGAGGCACGGGCATGA
- a CDS encoding ABC transporter permease, protein MSIETLSPKPDPSRWAKAWNSNMGYSFRRNPVAVVSMIIFLLIAGAAFLAPVIAPYDPYDPAQMDIMNSEYPPAWVSGSLPEFVLGTDDQGRDLWSTILYGTRLSLLIGICAVALQALLGISIGLIAGYVGGRLDSLLMRLADIQLSFSTLMVAIIFLAVTQAMFGTDTFNRYAVVFLIAVIGVAEWPQYARTVRATVLAEKKKEYVDSARVLGFGPMRIMVRHILPNSLSPIFVISTVQVANAIISEASLSFLGLGMPPSQPSLGSLISSGFDYIFSGSWWITAIPGVVLVVLVLVINLLGDWMRDVLNPKLYKG, encoded by the coding sequence ATGAGCATCGAAACGCTTTCCCCGAAACCCGATCCGTCGCGCTGGGCCAAGGCCTGGAATTCCAACATGGGTTACAGCTTCCGCCGCAATCCGGTGGCGGTGGTCAGCATGATCATCTTCCTGCTGATTGCCGGGGCCGCCTTTCTGGCGCCAGTGATCGCGCCCTATGACCCCTATGATCCGGCGCAGATGGACATCATGAACTCCGAATACCCGCCGGCCTGGGTGAGCGGATCGCTGCCGGAGTTTGTGCTGGGCACCGACGACCAGGGCCGCGATCTGTGGTCCACCATCCTGTATGGCACCCGCCTGTCACTGCTGATCGGCATCTGCGCGGTTGCGCTGCAAGCGTTACTTGGTATCTCCATCGGCCTGATCGCGGGCTATGTCGGCGGCCGCCTGGACAGCCTGCTGATGCGGCTTGCGGACATCCAGCTGTCGTTCTCCACCCTTATGGTGGCGATCATCTTTCTGGCGGTGACCCAGGCGATGTTCGGGACGGACACTTTCAACCGCTATGCGGTGGTGTTCCTGATCGCGGTGATCGGCGTAGCGGAATGGCCGCAATACGCCCGTACAGTGCGTGCCACCGTGCTGGCCGAAAAGAAAAAGGAATATGTCGACAGCGCCCGCGTGCTGGGGTTCGGCCCGATGCGGATCATGGTGCGGCACATCCTGCCGAATTCGCTGTCGCCGATTTTTGTGATCTCCACCGTGCAGGTTGCCAATGCGATCATCTCCGAAGCTTCACTCAGCTTCCTTGGCCTCGGCATGCCGCCGAGCCAGCCGTCGCTGGGCTCGCTGATTTCCTCGGGCTTCGACTACATCTTCTCGGGCAGCTGGTGGATCACTGCCATTCCCGGCGTGGTGCTGGTGGTGCTGGTGCTGGTCATCAATCTTCTGGGCGACTGGATGCGCGACGTCCTGAACCCGAAACTTTACAAGGGGTAA
- a CDS encoding ABC transporter permease has product MFAYLAKRVIQAIAVMFVISLIAFAIQGNLGDPLRELVGQSVSEEVRQQLRDELGLNDSFVTQYLRFAGNALQGDLGTSYFFKEPALDVILKKLPATLELVFGATLIIVGLSVPLGVYTAIKPNSILSRIIMGLSIIGISIPVFLTAILMIFVFSVEFGWLPSYGRGDTVQVWGYWQTNFATADGWLHIILPSIALASIMLPLFVRLIRAEMMEVLQSEYVKYAKAKGINPWRIYFVHALKNTLLPVITVGGVQIGTMVAYTILTETVFQWPGMGFMFLEAVNRVDTPLIVAYLIVVGFIFVVTNTIVDLIYGLVNPTVNIARMGA; this is encoded by the coding sequence ATGTTTGCCTATCTCGCCAAGCGAGTGATTCAGGCGATTGCCGTGATGTTCGTCATCTCGCTGATTGCCTTCGCCATCCAGGGCAACCTGGGCGACCCGCTGCGCGAGCTGGTCGGGCAGTCGGTCTCGGAAGAAGTGCGCCAGCAGCTGCGCGATGAGCTGGGGCTGAACGACAGCTTCGTGACGCAATACCTGCGGTTCGCGGGCAATGCGCTGCAGGGCGATCTGGGCACCTCCTATTTCTTCAAGGAGCCGGCGCTGGACGTGATCCTGAAAAAGCTGCCGGCGACGCTGGAGCTGGTGTTCGGCGCGACGCTGATCATCGTCGGCCTGTCGGTGCCGCTGGGCGTCTATACCGCGATCAAGCCCAATTCGATCCTGAGCCGTATCATCATGGGCCTGTCGATCATCGGCATTTCGATTCCGGTGTTCCTGACCGCCATTCTGATGATCTTTGTGTTCTCGGTGGAATTCGGCTGGCTGCCTTCTTACGGGCGCGGCGATACTGTGCAGGTCTGGGGCTATTGGCAGACCAACTTTGCCACGGCTGACGGCTGGCTGCACATCATTCTGCCATCGATCGCCCTGGCCTCGATCATGCTGCCGCTGTTTGTCCGCCTGATCCGGGCCGAGATGATGGAAGTGCTGCAGTCGGAATACGTGAAATACGCCAAGGCCAAGGGTATCAACCCGTGGCGGATCTACTTTGTCCACGCTTTGAAAAACACGCTGCTGCCGGTAATCACCGTGGGCGGCGTGCAGATCGGCACCATGGTGGCCTACACCATCCTGACCGAGACGGTATTCCAGTGGCCGGGCATGGGGTTCATGTTCCTTGAGGCGGTGAACCGGGTCGATACCCCGCTGATCGTGGCCTATCTGATTGTTGTCGGTTTCATCTTTGTGGTCACCAACACCATTGTCGATCTGATCTATGGACTGGTGAACCCGACCGTGAATATTGCGAGGATGGGCGCATGA
- a CDS encoding ABC transporter substrate-binding protein, translating into MTKFVRSLAAAAVVAMAPVAYAETTVRVAYDADPVSLDPHEQLSGGTLQLSHMVFDPLVRWTQDLQFEPRLAESWEQIDGTTMRFKLRSGVTFHSGNPLTANDVDWTFDRLKQSDDFKGIFAPFTDVEVVDDMTFDLKTSEPYPLVLHTATYIFPMDSAFYSGTTADGKEKAEVVKHGDSFASRNVSGTGPFIVSEREQGVRVVFDRYADYWDSESGGNVDKIVLSPIKEDPTRVAALLSGDVDFIAPVPPTDLKRVEEAEGVDLITMPGTRIITFQMNQERVEAFKDARVRKAIDYAVNNAGIVDRIMRGFGTVGGQASPSGYLGYSEEFAPRFDLEKAKALMAEAGYADGFSITMMAPNNRYVNDDKIAQAVASMLAQINIKVDLQTMPKAQYWPAFDERAADMMMIGWHADTEDSANFHQFLTACPDDATGNGQYNSGNYCNEEADKLMNEANAETDPAKRAELLQKLEGILYEEAAFIPLHWQNLAWGAKSGMNAAEIVNALNFPYFGDLVVETGS; encoded by the coding sequence ATGACGAAATTTGTCAGAAGCCTGGCGGCGGCTGCGGTGGTGGCGATGGCACCGGTTGCCTATGCCGAGACCACAGTGCGCGTTGCCTATGACGCCGACCCGGTTTCATTGGATCCGCATGAACAGCTGTCCGGCGGCACGCTGCAGCTGTCGCACATGGTCTTTGACCCGCTGGTGCGCTGGACCCAGGACCTGCAGTTCGAACCGCGGTTGGCTGAAAGCTGGGAGCAGATCGATGGCACCACCATGCGCTTCAAGCTGCGCAGCGGCGTCACCTTCCACAGCGGCAACCCGCTGACGGCGAATGACGTCGACTGGACCTTTGACCGGCTCAAGCAAAGTGACGATTTCAAGGGCATCTTCGCCCCCTTCACCGATGTAGAAGTCGTGGATGACATGACTTTCGACCTCAAGACCTCGGAGCCTTATCCGCTGGTCTTGCACACCGCGACCTACATCTTCCCGATGGACAGCGCCTTTTATTCTGGCACCACCGCCGACGGCAAGGAGAAGGCTGAAGTGGTCAAGCACGGCGACAGCTTTGCCTCGCGCAATGTCTCCGGCACCGGCCCCTTCATTGTCTCCGAGCGTGAGCAGGGCGTGCGCGTGGTGTTCGACCGCTATGCCGATTACTGGGATAGCGAAAGCGGCGGCAATGTCGACAAGATCGTGCTGTCCCCGATCAAGGAAGACCCGACCCGCGTGGCCGCCCTGCTGTCCGGTGACGTGGACTTCATCGCGCCGGTGCCGCCGACCGACCTGAAGCGTGTCGAGGAAGCAGAAGGCGTGGACCTGATCACCATGCCCGGCACCCGGATCATCACTTTCCAGATGAACCAGGAGCGCGTCGAGGCCTTCAAGGACGCCCGCGTCCGCAAGGCGATCGACTATGCCGTGAACAATGCAGGCATCGTTGACCGCATCATGCGCGGCTTCGGCACCGTGGGCGGCCAGGCCAGCCCGTCCGGCTATCTGGGCTACAGCGAGGAGTTCGCACCGCGCTTTGACCTGGAAAAAGCCAAGGCGCTGATGGCCGAGGCAGGCTATGCTGACGGCTTCTCGATCACCATGATGGCGCCGAACAACCGCTATGTGAACGACGACAAGATCGCCCAGGCCGTGGCTTCGATGCTGGCGCAGATCAACATCAAGGTGGACCTGCAGACCATGCCCAAGGCGCAGTACTGGCCGGCGTTCGACGAGCGCGCGGCGGACATGATGATGATCGGCTGGCACGCGGACACTGAAGACTCCGCCAACTTCCACCAGTTCCTGACCGCTTGCCCGGATGATGCAACCGGCAACGGCCAGTATAACTCCGGCAACTATTGCAATGAGGAAGCTGACAAGCTGATGAACGAAGCCAACGCGGAAACCGATCCGGCCAAGCGTGCGGAGCTTCTGCAGAAGCTGGAAGGCATCCTGTACGAAGAGGCGGCCTTCATCCCGCTGCACTGGCAGAACCTGGCTTGGGGGGCCAAGTCCGGCATGAACGCGGCGGAGATCGTGAACGCGCTGAACTTCCCCTACTTCGGTGACCTGGTTGTCGAAACCGGCAGCTGA
- a CDS encoding DUF1348 family protein, protein MTEAPRPPLPPFTRETAIAKVRAAEDGWNSRNPEAVAQAYTLDTEWRNRTDFPQGRDAVQAFLAGKWDRELEYRLIKELWAYDGNRIAVRYAYEWHDASGQWHRSYGNENWEFAEDGRMAHRFASINDLKINQEDRLFHWPQGPRPADHPGLSDLGL, encoded by the coding sequence ATGACAGAAGCCCCCCGCCCCCCGCTGCCGCCCTTCACCCGCGAAACCGCAATTGCCAAGGTCCGTGCCGCCGAGGATGGCTGGAACAGCCGCAACCCCGAGGCCGTCGCGCAAGCCTACACTCTGGACACCGAATGGCGTAACCGCACCGATTTCCCCCAGGGCCGCGATGCAGTTCAGGCGTTCCTGGCCGGCAAATGGGACCGGGAGCTGGAATACCGGCTGATCAAGGAGCTCTGGGCCTATGACGGCAACCGTATTGCCGTGCGCTACGCCTACGAATGGCACGATGCATCCGGCCAGTGGCACCGCTCCTACGGCAACGAGAATTGGGAGTTCGCCGAAGACGGCCGCATGGCGCACCGCTTTGCCTCGATCAACGACTTGAAAATCAACCAGGAAGACCGCCTGTTCCACTGGCCGCAAGGCCCGCGCCCGGCCGATCACCCAGGTCTCAGCGATCTCGGCCTCTGA